Proteins found in one Apostichopus japonicus isolate 1M-3 chromosome 16, ASM3797524v1, whole genome shotgun sequence genomic segment:
- the LOC139983733 gene encoding uncharacterized protein yields the protein MNRVKRFTVFVFKHVGLTDLEKRVTRDVLQRGMNATDSYFALLIPMDVAVTQDLRECDSGTYGASCLQTCHCQSGQCNRYTGVCTGLPPDCSSGWTGTNCQVPDVCSTDYYGSTCTGKCHCMGNVACDKITGECPNRNCAPGYEVHMGEQNCAECLGPRFGESCADDCHCSESNCNKVTGSCSGGCNPEWVELFSPNLCQTGIIDASYTRKNPGVTVPVTCTAAKGPSPSDINQLDFVLSRHHENLDDNGISTGEVTDDATTRTAPFMVDNVIDGQTLYCQLRKDGKKYAVYSITIDVFDLPVLQTAPEAGSITDSTVTISWSAWDEENEDGDPPVIGYMPYFKLASGLTWSIQASSAPIKTLNFTFTALTSEERYSFCVAAVREGEEGEGPKSPALNATTTCGASEDDQINVIAEVAGEDQENVKISWKLPADGSSCSSGVTLLTIYYASINLEPSHNGAYEVTDPSSTSFTLTGLKVEGNYSIQLTLERAEGKCCRSKEIYYFVPKLPEYQAAPAVSYVSSNSLTISWPVWDGVIGTPPVNEYRLLTKLSESGDWPSTFIRVNASNDQDKYAVIITPFEPDTEYDFRVVAVREGPNGDGPPGPILKRVKTNSLGSVGLIVGVTIGTVSLAIIALLAVYGIWKYQRSTSKPKTVERQTNDSKEVTSEAAFDYENVSKDSGHTNLVRYVPSKKHKECTLSATGNDNAIDRYEVPSIHISEGAQAKQQINKDVQVSKEKPTTYQNSSDDEFSLRHPMAISRFPLFMRGSTAKEMISATFKRLEAVSHNTNVSSFSGATTENLHKNRFGDIVPLDNHRPLLKSECLTQGGNDYINASVVNISGLKQTLIMTQAPLPTTVEDFWRLVFDYQCQTIIMLNESDCENHDIIKYWPEVNDIEIGKMTISTCLNEKRQLYTVHECKVAHRSYREPIKVKRFILNSWPKSADSLIPLINFIAATGFGDRGATLIHCIDGASRSGIYVTVCSEINRIKKRQTIHVFDTVKNMKVSNPNAIRTKEDYMMCHQLLNCYLTEMQDYDVIVLP from the exons ATGAATAGAGTCAAGCGATTCACTGTCTTTGTTTTTAAGCATGTGGGCCTAACCGATTTGGAGAAACGTGTGACAAGGGATGTTCTACAAAGGGGAATGAATGCGACAGATTCCTATTTTGCCTTGCTCATCCCTATGGATGTAGCTGTAACACAGGATTTAAGGG AATGTGATTCGGGAACCTATGGAGCCAGCTGCCTACAGACCTGTCACTGCCAGTCTGGCCAGTGTAACAGATATACAGGAGTGTGTACAGGATTACCACCAGACTGTAGTAGTGGATGGACAGGGACTAATTGCCAAG TTCCTGATGTTTGTTCTACTGACTATTATGGATCAACCTGCACTGGTAAATGTCACTGCATGGGGAATGTTGCATGTGATAAGATAACGGGAGAATGTCCAAACCGAAATTGTGCTCCAGGCTATGAAGTTCACATGGGAGAACAGAACTGTGCAG AGTGTCTAGGGCCACGCTTTGGGGAAAGCTGTGCAGATGATTGTCACTGTTCAGAAAGTAACTGCAACAAAGTAACAGGAAGTTGCTCTGGAGGTTGCAATCCTGAATGGGTGGAACTATTTTCACCAAACTTATGCCAGACAG GTATAATAGATGCCTCCTATACCCGTAAAAATCCCGGAGTAACAGTTCCTGTGACTTGCACAGCTGCTAAGGGTCCAAGTCCTTCAGACATTAATCAATTAGATTTTGTTCTCTCAAGACATCATGAGAATTTAGATGACAATGGTATTTCTACTGGAGAGGTTACTGATGATGCAACAACAAGAACTGCTCCATTCATGGTAGATAATGTCATAGATGGCCAGACACTTTACTGTCAGCTGAGGAAAGATGGCAAGAAATATGCAGTATATAGCATAACTATAGATGTATTTG ATCTCCCTGTACTGCAAACTGCTCCAGAGGCAGGTTCAATAACTGATTCAACAGTCACCATCAGCTGGTCAGCCTGGgatgaagaaaatgaagatGGGGACCCTCCTGTCATCGGGTATATGCCTTACTTCAAGCTGGCATCAGGACTGACTTGGTCTATCCAGGCTTCGTCTGCACCTATTAAGACATTGAATTTCACCTTTACGGCACTCACATCAGAGGAAAGATACTCATTCTGTGTAGCAGCAGTAAGGGAAGGAGAAGAGGGAGAAGGTCCAAAGAGTCCAGCGCTGAATGCTACTACCACTTGCGGAG CATCTGAAGATGACCAAATCAATGTTATAGCAGAAGTAGCTGGAGAAGATcaggaaaatgtgaaaatatcttGGAAG CTTCCAGCTGATGGTAGCTCATGTAGTTCTGGTGTGACTTTGTTAACAATCTACTATGCATCAATCAACTTGGAACCGTCACATAATGGCGCATATGAGGTAACAGATCCTTCGAGCACCTCCTTCACTTTGACTGGCCTCAAAGTAGAAGGAAATTACAGCATCCAATTGACACTGGAGAGGGCTGAAGGAAAATGTTGCAGGAGTAAAGAAATTTACTACTTTGTCCCAA AACTTCCAGAATACCAAGCCGCCCCAGCTGTCTCTTATGTTAGCTCAAATTCGCTAACAATTTCTTGGCCGGTATGGGATGGCGTCATTGGGACTCCTCCAGTAAATGAATATAGGTTACTAACCAAGCTGTCGGAGAGCGGGGATTGGCCAAGTACCTTTATCAGAGTCAATGCAAGCAATGATCAAGATAAATATGCTGTGATTATAACACCATTTGAACCAGACACAGAATATGACTTCAGAGTTGTAGCTGTGAGAGAAGGGCCAAATGGGGATGGACCACCCGGTCCAATCTTAAAAAGGGTGAAAACAAACTCGCTTG gaTCCGTTGGATTAATTGTCGGTGTTACAATTGGTACGGTCTCACTCGCAATCATTGCTCTTCTTGCAGTTTACGG AATATGGAAATATCAGAGATCTACATCCAAACCTAAAACTGTAGAACGACAAACAAACGACTCAAAAG AGGTAACAAGCGAAGCCGCTTTTGACTATGAAAATGTGAGCAAAGATAGTGGGCATACCAACTTGGTACGCTATGTTCCTTCTAAGAAACACAAGGAATGCACGCTGTCAGCAACAGGAAATGATAACGCCATTGATAGATATGAAGTTCCATCTATCCATATTAGTGAAGGCGCTCAAGCAAAACAACAAATCAACAAAGATGTCCAAGTGTCGAAGGAAAAGCCAACTACGTACCAAAACAGTTCTGATGATGAATTTTCTCTTAGACATCCGATGGCAATTTCTAGGTTTCCGTTGTTCATGAGAGGTTCTActgctaaagaaatgatatcGGCTACCTTTAAG CGTTTAGAAGCAGTAAGTCACAACACAAATGTCAGCTCATTCTCTGGGGCAACCACTGAAAACTTGCACAAGAACAGATttggagatattgtaccat TGGACAACCATCGACCTTTGCTGAAATCCGAGTGTCTCACTCAGGGAGGAAACGATTACATTAACGCTTCTGTCGTgaat ATTTCTGGACTGAAACAAACCTTGATTATGACACAGGCACCTTTGCCGACTACTGTTGAAGACTTTTGGCGACTCGTGTTTGATTATCAATGTCAGACGATTATTATGTTGAATGAGTCGGACTGCGAAAATCAT GATATTATCAAATATTGGCCAGAGGTAAACGACATCGAGATCGGAAAAATGACAATATCCACGTGCCTCAATGAGAAAAGACAGCTTTATACAGTCCATGAATGCAAGGTTGCCCACCGATCGTATAGG GAACCTATCAAGGTTAAACGCTTTATTCTAAACAGCTGGCCAAAGAGTGCTGATAGCTTAATACCGCTTATAAATTTCATCGCAGCTACAGGATTTGGAGATCGTGGTGCAACATTAATTCATTGCAT aGATGGCGCATCCAGAAGTGGAATTTATGTGACTGTTTGTTCTGAGATCAACAGGATAAAAAAGCGACAAACGATACATGTGTTcgacactgttaaaaatatgaaagtgaGCAACCCCAATGCGATTCGCACAAAG gAGGATTACATGATGTGTCATCAACTTCTCAACTGCTACCTAACAGAAATGCAggattatgacgtcattgtgttGCCATAA